From the Acidovorax sp. NCPPB 3576 genome, the window CACCCAGGTGGCGAACCTGCCTTCCGTATCCGGCCAAGGCGTGGCAAAAGAAGCCCTGCTCGGCGTTTCTGTGCTGGACTGGAAGGCAGAGATCGAAAAAGACCTACGGGATTACGCTGAAGAGAAACAACGGCGGGCTGAACGAGTTCTTCCCAGTGCCGCTAAAGGCCTCGCCGCGTTGATCTCCGGCATCAAGAAAGAGCGGCCATGACGCTGCAAGGGGTGACGCCCCGCGCTTACGAACCGCAGGACACCCTCTACGTCTGGGCCCTGGTCAACCCGGCCGCCCCCGTGCTGACGGGCTCCGTGGCCCTGTCGCAGCTGGTGCCCAACTGCGCCACCTTCACCTATGCCGCGGACTGGTGGGAGTTCGCGCTCAGCGAAGACCTGCCCCTCATCGCGGGCCAGACTTTCAGCGCGGGGCACAAGGACACCGCCCCCGGCGCCATCGACGACGCGCGGCCCGACCGGTGGGGCGAGCGCATCATCCGCCACATCGACCGGCCCGCGCGCCTGTCGATCCTGGAGATGCTGCTGTTCGCCGGGGACGACCGATTCGGCGCATTGGGCATCTCCACCTCCGCCGAGCGCTATGTGCCCCGGCGCATCGGGCCCTATCCGCGATTGAGCGATCTGGCCTCGCTGGCGCAGGCCGTGGAAGACGTGCAGACACAAGCGCCCATCACGCCGGACATCCAGCGCCTGGTGCAGCCCGGCGTCACGCTGGGCGGCGCACGGCCCAAGGCGCTGCTGCAGACCGACCAAGGCCCCTGCGTGGTCAAGTTCAGCGAACTGGATGACGCGGTGGACACGCCGCTGATCGAACACGCCACGATGACGCTGGCAGCGCAGGCCGGCATCCACGTGGCCACCACTGGCGTGCTGCCCCTGCCATCGCGGCACGCGCACGGCAAGCGGCGCCATGCGCTGACCATCGAGCGCTTCGACCGGCTCGACATCGGCGGGCAGACCCTGCG encodes:
- a CDS encoding type II toxin-antitoxin system HipA family toxin, yielding MTLQGVTPRAYEPQDTLYVWALVNPAAPVLTGSVALSQLVPNCATFTYAADWWEFALSEDLPLIAGQTFSAGHKDTAPGAIDDARPDRWGERIIRHIDRPARLSILEMLLFAGDDRFGALGISTSAERYVPRRIGPYPRLSDLASLAQAVEDVQTQAPITPDIQRLVQPGVTLGGARPKALLQTDQGPCVVKFSELDDAVDTPLIEHATMTLAAQAGIHVATTGVLPLPSRHAHGKRRHALTIERFDRLDIGGQTLRLHCLSARTALAAAGLAESYGALATVLRRQAHPDRQKAQREELFQRMVFNILMDNTDDHERNHCLRLGWDGYYELSPAFDVVPTLQNMGYQAMVVGRHGAESTLENALTDLSEFGIPRARAIELIQAVARTVDRWPQHFAGHGVDASDMELLHASIDRDALKVQRKAFC